A region of Patescibacteria group bacterium DNA encodes the following proteins:
- a CDS encoding DUF5661 family protein, with translation MTSEKKHFTLEDAKRVGGKIGADFDKLDPEQFRAGMDVELEHGSRDAQTNVTNDDEIITGKIALAHMKEFPDYYERLEKMEKEAEEFWDKKESGGCSCCCGRH, from the coding sequence ATGACTTCAGAAAAAAAACATTTTACTTTGGAAGACGCCAAAAGGGTGGGCGGAAAAATCGGGGCCGATTTTGATAAGCTTGATCCGGAACAATTCCGGGCCGGCATGGACGTCGAGCTGGAACATGGATCAAGAGATGCCCAAACCAACGTTACCAACGACGACGAAATTATTACCGGAAAAATCGCTTTGGCGCACATGAAGGAATTTCCGGATTATTACGAGCGGCTGGAAAAGATGGAAAAGGAAGCGGAAGAATTTTGGGACAAAAAAGAAAGCGGCGGCTGTAGTTGTTGCTGCGGGCGCCATTAA
- a CDS encoding cysteine synthase family protein — protein MLYNNILDTIGNTPMVKINNLFNKEGVNIYAKIEGVNPGGSIKDRIALKMIEQGEKEGKLKKGKTIIEATSGNTGIALAMIGSLKGYAVEIVMSSAVSPERVKMIKAFGASIILTGSNKGTDGAIMKVKEMVAGCPEKYFNPNQFSNEYNKIAHYETTGKEIWKDMGGKIDYFAAAIGTSGTLMGVGAYLKKMNPNIKVVSAEPVLGHYIQGLKNMQEAIVPEIYNREKLDDVIMINTEKAFEISREIVKKEGIFVGMSSGAAMLAALEIAKKIDKGNIVTIFPDRGEKYLSTKLFE, from the coding sequence ATGCTTTACAATAATATCCTAGACACAATCGGCAATACGCCGATGGTAAAAATTAATAATTTGTTCAATAAAGAAGGCGTTAATATTTACGCTAAAATTGAAGGCGTTAATCCGGGCGGAAGCATTAAAGACCGGATTGCCCTAAAAATGATCGAGCAGGGAGAAAAGGAAGGGAAGTTAAAAAAAGGAAAAACGATTATTGAGGCGACTTCGGGAAATACCGGAATCGCCCTGGCCATGATTGGAAGTTTAAAAGGCTACGCGGTGGAAATTGTAATGAGTTCGGCTGTTTCGCCGGAACGGGTAAAAATGATAAAGGCTTTTGGCGCTAGTATAATTTTAACCGGCTCGAACAAAGGGACGGACGGGGCTATAATGAAAGTAAAGGAAATGGTAGCCGGCTGCCCGGAAAAATATTTTAATCCGAACCAATTCTCGAATGAATATAATAAAATCGCCCATTATGAGACAACCGGTAAAGAAATTTGGAAAGATATGGGCGGTAAAATCGACTATTTTGCCGCCGCTATCGGTACTTCGGGAACACTGATGGGAGTCGGCGCTTATTTAAAAAAAATGAATCCGAATATCAAGGTGGTTTCGGCCGAACCTGTTTTAGGGCATTATATCCAGGGATTAAAGAATATGCAGGAGGCGATTGTTCCCGAAATTTATAATCGCGAAAAGCTGGATGATGTTATAATGATTAATACAGAGAAAGCATTTGAAATTTCAAGGGAAATCGTAAAAAAAGAAGGGATATTTGTCGGCATGTCTTCGGGAGCGGCTATGCTCGCGGCGCTGGAAATCGCCAAAAAAATTGATAAAGGGAATATTGTTACGATTTTTCCGGACCGGGGAGAAAAATATTTAAGCACAAAGTTGTTTGAGTAA
- a CDS encoding methyltransferase domain-containing protein, translating into MKEKPSAYDDAEIISVSDQNLEIHNRAFLDLNLKEIIPPNAVVVNMGSGVEKLFEKELLKERPDINFVSVDFSLGLEDYTKGEAEKESKNNQWTVISPTSPHDKTAIYAKKPLGQEFLDDIEEEKLSELTESEKRRHWKKRYQSLKEVPGSVAMKAPKLALADNSADTVVDFMGAYQYLKDDQARKEYLEEIRRILKPGGALYIYADSLFPETLAAQIEGLQVDEERVRSGKRVLKISKA; encoded by the coding sequence ATGAAAGAAAAACCATCGGCCTATGACGACGCCGAGATAATTTCCGTCTCTGACCAGAATTTAGAAATACATAATCGGGCTTTTCTAGACTTAAACCTCAAGGAAATTATCCCGCCTAATGCCGTCGTCGTAAATATGGGAAGCGGAGTGGAAAAGCTCTTCGAAAAAGAATTATTGAAAGAGCGGCCGGACATTAACTTCGTTTCGGTAGATTTCTCTTTGGGGCTGGAAGACTATACGAAAGGCGAAGCAGAGAAAGAATCTAAAAATAATCAGTGGACGGTTATATCTCCTACCAGTCCCCACGACAAAACCGCGATATACGCGAAGAAGCCTTTGGGCCAGGAATTCTTAGATGATATCGAGGAAGAAAAGCTAAGCGAGCTTACCGAGAGCGAAAAAAGGAGGCACTGGAAAAAAAGATACCAGTCGTTAAAAGAGGTTCCTGGTTCAGTCGCCATGAAAGCGCCAAAATTGGCATTGGCCGACAATTCCGCGGATACAGTTGTTGATTTCATGGGCGCCTATCAATACCTTAAAGACGACCAGGCGAGAAAAGAATATTTGGAAGAAATCCGCCGGATATTAAAGCCAGGCGGCGCGTTATATATTTACGCGGACAGCCTCTTTCCGGAGACTCTTGCCGCCCAGATCGAGGGATTGCAAGTTGACGAAGAAAGGGTCAGGAGCGGTAAGCGGGTGTTAAAAATATCAAAAGCTTAG
- the argB gene encoding acetylglutamate kinase — translation MNARIKEGLEKIQVVLGTLSYAKAFKNQIMVFKSGGSVIEDPEHEDDLLSDLAVLQILGIKPILVHGGGPEINKLSEERGIVTRKVNGLRYTDQPTLDVVQEVLKKINRRLVSKIYERGGRAWQLYGEDTFTAVKKKMLDESGMPADLGLVGEPIRADINQIEQMLGLNIIPIITPLGYFECGQFCNMNADEVAFFVAKTLKAAKLVFISDVPGLLRVPGDENDEDSVISTLWTDEVEGLIQEGVITGGMRPKIESAVEAINSGVGKGAFD, via the coding sequence ATGAACGCGCGCATTAAAGAAGGGTTGGAAAAAATTCAAGTAGTGCTGGGAACGCTTTCCTATGCCAAGGCTTTTAAAAACCAAATTATGGTATTCAAGTCAGGCGGCAGTGTAATTGAAGATCCTGAACATGAGGACGACCTGCTTTCAGATCTTGCAGTCTTGCAGATACTGGGTATAAAACCCATTCTCGTACACGGGGGCGGACCGGAAATCAACAAGCTTTCGGAAGAGAGAGGGATAGTAACCAGGAAAGTAAACGGTCTGCGTTACACTGACCAGCCCACTCTGGACGTAGTGCAGGAAGTGCTGAAAAAGATTAATCGCAGATTGGTCAGCAAAATCTACGAACGCGGCGGCCGAGCCTGGCAGTTGTACGGTGAGGATACTTTTACGGCAGTAAAGAAAAAAATGCTTGACGAATCGGGAATGCCCGCAGACTTAGGATTGGTGGGCGAGCCGATACGCGCGGATATTAATCAAATTGAACAGATGCTGGGACTGAATATTATCCCTATAATCACCCCTCTCGGATATTTCGAGTGTGGCCAGTTCTGCAACATGAATGCCGATGAAGTGGCGTTCTTTGTAGCAAAAACCCTTAAGGCCGCGAAGCTCGTATTTATCTCCGACGTTCCTGGCCTTCTGCGCGTTCCTGGAGATGAAAATGATGAAGATTCGGTAATAAGCACCCTGTGGACTGACGAGGTGGAAGGCTTAATCCAGGAAGGCGTAATCACCGGAGGCATGCGCCCAAAAATCGAGAGTGCCGTGGAGGCGATAAACTCCGGCGTCGGCAAGGGTGCATTTGATTGA
- the rplU gene encoding 50S ribosomal protein L21, with protein sequence MTIAVIKTGGKQYKVKPGQIIKIEKLAGEKDSKVDFETLMVASEDGATLNLGGPSLGAKVAGKILENGKSKKITVVKYKNKIRYLRTKGHRQQFTKVEITNIAA encoded by the coding sequence ATGACAATCGCAGTAATAAAAACCGGCGGAAAACAGTATAAAGTAAAGCCGGGCCAGATTATAAAGATTGAAAAACTGGCCGGTGAAAAGGACTCAAAAGTTGATTTTGAAACCCTGATGGTCGCTTCCGAAGACGGGGCAACCCTAAACCTCGGCGGACCTTCGTTAGGCGCGAAAGTAGCCGGAAAAATTTTAGAGAACGGGAAATCAAAAAAAATAACGGTGGTAAAGTATAAAAATAAGATCCGGTATCTGCGGACCAAAGGCCATCGCCAGCAGTTTACTAAAGTTGAGATTACCAATATTGCCGCCTAA
- a CDS encoding YbaB/EbfC family nucleoid-associated protein codes for MFNKLRQIKDLRSQAKSIQNVLSQETIESEKGGIKIVMNGNLEVQSVSINDGIAKESQEGILKDLINDTIKKTQKIMAKKMQEMGGLPGF; via the coding sequence ATGTTCAACAAACTAAGACAAATCAAAGACTTAAGAAGCCAGGCCAAATCCATCCAAAACGTCCTGTCCCAGGAAACGATTGAATCGGAGAAGGGCGGAATAAAAATCGTTATGAACGGCAATTTGGAAGTCCAATCCGTCAGCATTAACGACGGCATCGCCAAAGAAAGCCAGGAAGGGATATTAAAAGACCTGATAAACGATACGATTAAAAAAACCCAAAAGATCATGGCTAAAAAAATGCAGGAGATGGGCGGACTGCCGGGATTCTAA
- a CDS encoding aminotransferase class V-fold PLP-dependent enzyme produces MYLTFNVGPSAISEEVKKDVCEAADNNLLSLSHRHKDFLAIFRSARENLYEFLDIPRNYSIYFVSSATECMEILGRNLVDKKSQHFIFGSFSKRFASTLKKIGKETVVREVEPGNGFNYAIEEITDKEVELAALTYTETPAGVSLAEGELKTFRNKYPDILIAVDIVSAAGAHKINFSLADAWFFSVQKGFGLPAGLGVLIINEKAKAKALKMDAEGKDVGAVHSIANLEKYGVKDQTFETPNVLGLYLLSKQAGRFKDKGMNEIEKETRQKAEYLYSWAREKGMEVLAREEKYKALTVLCIKLPAGVSAEDFHRKLNAQGIISGKGYKEMKETHFRLANFPTHTLEDFKRLTKAIDDMKE; encoded by the coding sequence ATGTATTTGACTTTTAACGTCGGACCATCGGCCATCTCGGAAGAAGTAAAAAAGGACGTCTGCGAAGCCGCCGACAATAATCTTCTTTCCCTTTCCCACCGCCACAAAGATTTTCTAGCGATTTTTCGCTCGGCCCGCGAAAACTTGTATGAATTTTTAGATATTCCAAGAAACTATTCGATATATTTCGTCTCTTCGGCTACCGAATGCATGGAAATACTCGGCCGGAATCTAGTCGACAAAAAAAGCCAGCATTTTATTTTTGGATCTTTTTCCAAGCGCTTCGCCAGCACTTTGAAAAAAATCGGCAAGGAGACTGTCGTTCGGGAAGTGGAGCCTGGAAACGGTTTTAACTATGCTATTGAAGAGATAACGGATAAAGAAGTTGAACTGGCGGCCCTTACTTATACCGAAACTCCGGCCGGCGTAAGCCTGGCTGAAGGCGAGCTCAAAACTTTCAGAAATAAATACCCGGATATTTTAATCGCCGTTGATATAGTATCGGCGGCCGGGGCGCATAAAATTAATTTTAGCCTGGCCGACGCCTGGTTTTTTTCGGTGCAAAAAGGATTTGGGCTGCCGGCCGGTTTGGGCGTTTTAATTATCAATGAAAAAGCTAAAGCCAAAGCGCTAAAGATGGACGCTGAAGGAAAAGACGTAGGCGCGGTCCATTCGATTGCCAATTTGGAAAAATACGGCGTAAAAGATCAGACTTTTGAAACGCCTAATGTTCTTGGATTGTATTTGTTGTCAAAACAAGCCGGACGGTTTAAGGACAAGGGAATGAATGAAATTGAGAAAGAAACCCGCCAAAAGGCCGAATACCTGTATAGCTGGGCCCGGGAAAAGGGGATGGAAGTTTTAGCCCGGGAAGAAAAATACAAGGCTTTGACGGTTTTATGCATAAAACTTCCGGCCGGGGTTAGCGCGGAGGATTTCCATAGAAAATTAAACGCCCAAGGGATAATTTCCGGCAAAGGCTATAAGGAGATGAAGGAAACTCATTTCCGCTTAGCTAATTTTCCGACCCACACCTTAGAGGATTTTAAGCGGCTTACCAAGGCGATTGACGATATGAAAGAATAA
- the cimA gene encoding citramalate synthase, with protein sequence MPKGVKIYDTTLRDGTQAENFSLTVSDKIKIALKLDDLGLHYIEGGWPGSNPKDAAFFNEIKKHELKNAVIVAFGSTHHPAVLAEDDLNLKALADSGAKAVTIFGKAWTVQVKEALNIPLEKNLEIILESLRILRPRVKELFFDAEHFFDGYKADSEYALAVLSRALEGGADCLVLCDTNGGSMPSDIRQIITKVKERFPAAELGIHAHNDSELAVANTMTAVKLGAVQVQGTINGIGERCGNANLCSIIPNLILKKGVMCLPKENLKKLSAASRFVSELANLNPNRYQPYVGQSAFAHKGGVHINAALKNPMTYEHIDPALVGNIRRILVSDLSGRSAIAKKLEDFGINLSKTDPAALKILNEVKELENHGYQFEAAEASFELLASRLLGKNKNYFQLVDYRVTDCKAGEGEAPSIEATVRIKVKDREEHSTAKGVGPVDALNNALRKSLEKIYPQLNGMKLTDYKVRVLPTNDGTAARVRVLIESCDDKDYWGTVGVSVDILEASWMALVDSFNYKLYKEEK encoded by the coding sequence ATGCCAAAAGGAGTAAAGATTTACGATACAACCTTGCGCGACGGGACCCAGGCGGAGAATTTCAGCCTGACGGTTTCCGATAAAATAAAGATCGCCTTAAAGCTTGATGATTTAGGCCTGCATTATATTGAAGGCGGCTGGCCGGGTTCTAACCCTAAGGACGCGGCTTTTTTTAATGAAATAAAAAAGCACGAATTGAAAAACGCGGTTATTGTTGCTTTTGGCTCGACTCATCATCCGGCGGTTTTAGCCGAAGATGACTTGAACCTGAAAGCCTTGGCCGATTCCGGCGCGAAAGCCGTAACAATTTTTGGCAAAGCCTGGACCGTGCAGGTAAAAGAAGCTTTGAATATCCCGCTGGAAAAAAATTTGGAAATAATTTTAGAAAGCTTAAGAATTTTGAGGCCGCGGGTTAAAGAGCTTTTTTTTGACGCCGAGCATTTTTTTGACGGTTATAAGGCGGATTCGGAATATGCTTTGGCGGTTTTATCTAGGGCCTTAGAAGGCGGGGCTGATTGTTTGGTGTTATGCGATACTAACGGCGGAAGCATGCCAAGCGATATCCGGCAAATTATCACTAAAGTCAAAGAAAGGTTTCCTGCGGCGGAATTAGGCATCCATGCCCATAACGATTCCGAGCTGGCGGTAGCCAACACCATGACGGCGGTTAAGCTCGGAGCAGTCCAGGTTCAGGGAACGATTAACGGGATTGGCGAACGCTGCGGAAACGCGAATTTATGCTCAATAATTCCCAATCTGATTTTAAAAAAGGGTGTTATGTGCCTGCCGAAAGAAAATTTAAAAAAATTATCGGCCGCGAGCCGCTTTGTCAGCGAATTGGCGAATTTAAATCCTAACCGCTATCAGCCGTATGTCGGACAAAGCGCTTTTGCCCATAAGGGCGGAGTGCACATTAACGCCGCCTTGAAAAATCCGATGACTTATGAGCATATTGATCCGGCTTTGGTCGGGAACATCCGGCGCATTTTAGTTTCCGATCTTTCCGGCCGCTCGGCTATAGCGAAAAAATTGGAAGACTTTGGCATTAATTTATCCAAGACTGATCCGGCGGCCTTGAAAATTTTAAATGAAGTAAAGGAATTGGAAAACCACGGCTATCAGTTTGAAGCGGCCGAAGCCAGTTTTGAGCTTTTGGCCAGCCGCCTGCTTGGGAAAAACAAAAATTATTTCCAGTTGGTTGATTACCGGGTGACTGACTGCAAGGCCGGAGAAGGGGAGGCGCCGTCCATCGAGGCAACAGTAAGGATTAAAGTAAAAGATCGCGAAGAGCATAGCACGGCCAAAGGCGTCGGCCCGGTTGATGCCCTAAACAATGCTTTAAGAAAGTCTTTGGAAAAAATTTATCCCCAGCTAAACGGCATGAAGCTTACGGATTATAAGGTCCGGGTATTGCCGACGAATGACGGTACGGCGGCCCGGGTAAGGGTATTAATTGAATCCTGCGACGATAAAGACTACTGGGGCACGGTCGGGGTATCAGTTGATATATTAGAGGCAAGCTGGATGGCTTTAGTCGATAGTTTTAATTACAAATTGTATAAAGAAGAAAAATAA
- the serA gene encoding phosphoglycerate dehydrogenase has product MAAKVLLLEGIKEEAKSYFEERGYKVELVKGTLAKEELKEKIKDVEVLGIRSKTEIDEEVLAAAKNLKVIGGYVIGLNKVNLPACTNAGVTVFNAPHSSTRSVAELAIGLIISLFRKLGDRNREMHAGEWKKSAKGSFEVRGKTLGIVGYGNIGVQVSVLAEAFGMKVVFFDPYDKLPMGNAEKMGTLEELLGAADIVALHAPSPNLMNKEKIGLMKKGSYLINLSRGNVVDLTVLALYLKSGHLAGAAIDVYTSEPKTNDEKFVCELQDLPNVILTPHIGASTEEAQMDIALSTSEKVYRFLTEGRTIGSVNPPKA; this is encoded by the coding sequence ATGGCGGCCAAAGTATTGCTTTTGGAAGGGATTAAAGAGGAAGCAAAATCTTATTTTGAGGAAAGGGGTTATAAGGTGGAGCTCGTAAAAGGCACTTTAGCGAAAGAGGAATTAAAAGAGAAAATTAAAGATGTTGAAGTGCTCGGCATCCGCTCAAAAACCGAAATTGACGAGGAAGTGCTTGCCGCGGCCAAGAATCTAAAAGTGATCGGCGGCTACGTCATCGGCTTAAATAAAGTTAACCTTCCGGCCTGCACTAATGCCGGAGTAACGGTTTTTAACGCTCCCCATTCTTCAACCCGAAGCGTAGCCGAATTGGCAATTGGCCTCATAATCTCGCTTTTTAGAAAATTAGGCGACCGGAATCGGGAAATGCACGCCGGCGAATGGAAAAAAAGCGCCAAAGGATCTTTTGAAGTCCGGGGCAAGACTCTTGGGATTGTCGGCTACGGCAATATCGGCGTCCAGGTTTCGGTTTTGGCCGAAGCTTTCGGGATGAAAGTTGTTTTTTTTGATCCCTATGACAAACTGCCGATGGGGAACGCGGAAAAGATGGGGACGCTGGAAGAGCTTTTAGGCGCCGCCGACATTGTAGCTTTGCACGCCCCATCGCCAAATCTAATGAACAAGGAAAAAATCGGCTTAATGAAAAAGGGAAGCTATTTAATTAATTTAAGCCGGGGGAATGTGGTTGACTTAACTGTTTTAGCTCTATATTTAAAATCCGGGCATCTGGCCGGAGCGGCGATTGACGTTTACACAAGCGAGCCGAAAACTAACGATGAAAAATTCGTTTGCGAACTGCAGGACCTGCCAAACGTTATTTTAACTCCGCATATCGGCGCTTCAACCGAAGAGGCGCAGATGGATATCGCGCTATCGACTAGCGAAAAGGTTTATAGGTTTTTAACTGAAGGCCGGACAATCGGATCGGTTAATCCGCCAAAAGCTTAG
- the recR gene encoding recombination mediator RecR, which yields MKYPKSIENLIKLFSTLPSVGPKTAERYVFYLLKKSPEELRDFGKALALLKSEISICKNCLALVEKNSCPVCSDPRRDSSLLCVVADNRDMAAIDSTRNYNGYYHILNGELNAIEGIRPEDLHIKALIEKLRGKKIKEVILGLNPNLDGETTAMYLTKLIKSAFPGIKVTRLARGLPMGADIEYADELTLSNSLKYRSEM from the coding sequence ATGAAATATCCAAAAAGCATCGAAAACCTGATCAAGCTTTTTTCAACATTGCCGTCCGTCGGGCCGAAGACCGCGGAACGGTATGTTTTTTATTTATTGAAAAAATCCCCGGAAGAATTGCGCGACTTCGGCAAAGCCCTGGCGCTTTTAAAATCAGAAATTTCCATCTGTAAAAACTGCCTGGCTTTGGTGGAAAAAAATTCCTGCCCGGTTTGCTCCGACCCTCGCCGCGATTCATCGCTTTTATGCGTCGTGGCCGACAACCGCGACATGGCGGCCATCGACTCCACCCGGAATTATAACGGCTATTACCATATCCTAAACGGCGAACTAAATGCTATTGAAGGGATCCGGCCGGAAGATTTGCACATCAAGGCGCTGATTGAAAAACTGCGCGGGAAAAAAATCAAAGAAGTGATCTTGGGCTTAAACCCGAACTTGGACGGCGAAACGACCGCTATGTATCTGACCAAGCTCATTAAGTCCGCTTTTCCCGGCATCAAAGTAACGCGCCTGGCCCGGGGCCTGCCTATGGGCGCCGATATCGAATACGCCGATGAGCTCACTTTGTCGAATTCCTTAAAATACCGAAGCGAGATGTAG
- a CDS encoding prephenate dehydratase domain-containing protein, with protein MSAKIIIGVSGNKGSFTEEAAKHYCTEEKIQNYELAYLTSVENVLRDLGKGKIDKGVFPIENSTGGVVIEAVEAMARYIFAIEKMFEIEIKMNLLMKKGIKPEDIKSITSHQQALRQCRMYLKRKYPKAELCEYPDTATAAKDLADGVLPETTAVIAPKICAELYDLELAEEGIQDLKFNFTSFIVAANEHAY; from the coding sequence ATGAGCGCCAAAATAATTATCGGGGTTTCAGGAAACAAGGGAAGTTTTACCGAAGAGGCCGCCAAGCACTACTGCACCGAAGAAAAGATTCAAAATTATGAGCTTGCCTATCTCACTTCCGTAGAAAATGTTTTGCGCGATCTGGGTAAAGGAAAAATCGATAAAGGCGTTTTTCCGATCGAAAACTCGACCGGAGGAGTTGTTATTGAGGCGGTGGAAGCTATGGCCCGCTATATATTTGCCATCGAAAAAATGTTCGAAATTGAGATAAAGATGAATCTGCTTATGAAAAAAGGAATAAAGCCGGAAGATATAAAATCAATTACTTCGCACCAGCAGGCGCTGCGTCAATGCCGGATGTATTTAAAAAGAAAATATCCCAAAGCCGAACTCTGCGAATATCCGGATACGGCGACGGCCGCCAAGGATTTAGCCGACGGAGTATTGCCGGAAACTACCGCCGTAATCGCCCCGAAAATCTGCGCCGAATTGTATGATTTAGAATTGGCCGAAGAGGGCATCCAGGATTTAAAATTTAATTTTACGTCTTTTATCGTAGCCGCGAACGAGCATGCCTATTAA
- a CDS encoding prephenate dehydrogenase/arogenate dehydrogenase family protein: MPIKKTVSIIGFGRFGQLTASVFSKRAEVLIYESRVKNDHKLKAKKIGAKIVNLKLAASADLIILAVPISAAEKVIKQIAPYVRPGSLIVDTCSVKAYPCGWLKKYLPKSVEIMGTHPQFGPVTTKFNFEKQSYKLKGLQIVLCPIRIGGARLGAVKNFLTGLELKVIITTPEDHDRQNAYTLGLVHFVGRALLGAGAREQEIYTPGYTDLLSILPHTTSDNWQLFYDMHNYNPYAESVRLKFMGACESMDERIRKANVKDELGFRREAINKIDCRVFKLLKDRFRQVRAIGKIKGKKGLPIQDKKREEDIIKDKVKKFKMDKNFVEGIYHSIFKEAYRKQK; this comes from the coding sequence ATGCCTATTAAAAAAACAGTTTCCATAATCGGGTTCGGACGCTTCGGCCAGTTAACCGCAAGCGTCTTTTCGAAACGGGCGGAAGTTTTAATATATGAAAGCCGCGTTAAAAATGACCATAAACTCAAAGCGAAAAAAATCGGGGCAAAAATCGTAAATTTAAAATTAGCGGCGAGCGCGGATTTGATAATTTTAGCAGTTCCTATTTCTGCGGCCGAAAAAGTGATTAAACAAATCGCTCCGTATGTCCGCCCCGGATCTTTAATTGTCGACACCTGTTCAGTAAAAGCATACCCTTGCGGCTGGCTAAAAAAATATTTGCCGAAAAGCGTAGAAATCATGGGTACCCATCCGCAATTCGGCCCGGTTACGACCAAGTTTAATTTTGAAAAACAATCCTATAAGTTAAAAGGCCTGCAAATCGTTTTATGTCCGATAAGAATCGGCGGCGCGCGCCTTGGGGCGGTGAAAAATTTTTTAACCGGCTTGGAACTGAAAGTTATCATAACCACCCCGGAAGACCATGACCGCCAAAACGCTTATACTCTCGGCCTCGTCCATTTTGTCGGGCGGGCTTTGCTCGGCGCCGGCGCCCGCGAACAGGAAATATATACTCCCGGCTATACGGACTTGCTTTCCATCCTGCCGCATACCACTTCCGATAACTGGCAATTGTTTTACGACATGCACAATTATAATCCATACGCCGAATCAGTGCGCCTTAAATTTATGGGAGCCTGCGAATCAATGGACGAGCGGATTAGAAAAGCTAATGTAAAAGACGAACTGGGTTTCCGGCGGGAGGCGATTAATAAAATCGACTGCCGGGTTTTTAAATTATTAAAAGACCGTTTCCGGCAAGTTAGGGCGATAGGAAAAATTAAGGGTAAAAAAGGCTTGCCAATCCAGGACAAAAAAAGGGAAGAAGATATAATAAAAGATAAAGTGAAAAAATTCAAGATGGACAAGAATTTTGTTGAAGGGATTTACCATTCAATATTTAAAGAAGCTTACCGGAAACAGAAATAA